In Aquimarina spinulae, a single window of DNA contains:
- a CDS encoding leucine-rich repeat domain-containing protein — MKTTNISKNNVFKVSSIILLLAIFFSTGCSKDDDNTPEVKSSEKELISFKFLSANNSVLSTDVIASIDNTAKTVIATLPIDTPLSALTPTIDVSVKASFNPTGEQNFTNPLTFTIVAEDRSTTNYSVTITRELSEKGVLQLIVDTNPDNTLDWDLENTTDLNNLNGVTLNAQGNISELDLPNKNLDELPLEIGQLTSLEVLLLGENNLSVLPKEIGLLSSLKVLNLSVNQLTSLPDEISLLTDLEELYLNSNQFRTLPSEIGALTKLIIFSLNNNQLSSIPEEIGALRNLTDLNLNINQLESIPSEIGQLSTLERLILKNNRLTTLPQEIGLLTNLSVLNLGNNQLNSIPAELGFLINLNFLDITNNDLTVVPRCLRFLELFGNPSMDFLHDLITFQSTSQKDALISIYSANPGNTLEWGVDNFPDVDFDANNNPTGLRISNKNLTRLPDFIGVLTSLDIILANNNSIEDIPTSLGNVSPLVVLEFGNNKLATVPSELGQLGNLQLLNLTNNPLINIPTEVCDLQTSNGGILTIISDTGEGCN, encoded by the coding sequence ATGAAAACTACCAATATATCTAAGAATAACGTTTTTAAAGTAAGTTCAATTATTCTTTTATTAGCCATCTTTTTTAGTACTGGCTGTAGTAAGGATGATGATAATACTCCAGAGGTTAAAAGTTCTGAAAAGGAACTAATAAGTTTTAAGTTTTTGTCTGCTAATAATTCGGTGTTGTCTACAGATGTAATAGCAAGTATAGATAACACAGCCAAAACCGTTATTGCAACATTACCAATTGATACTCCTTTATCTGCATTAACACCTACAATTGACGTATCTGTAAAGGCTAGTTTTAATCCTACCGGAGAGCAAAATTTTACCAATCCTCTAACTTTTACCATTGTTGCAGAGGATAGATCAACAACCAACTATTCGGTAACCATTACTCGTGAATTAAGTGAAAAAGGAGTCCTGCAGCTTATTGTAGATACTAATCCTGATAACACTTTGGATTGGGATTTAGAAAACACTACCGACTTAAATAATTTAAATGGGGTAACTCTTAATGCTCAAGGTAACATTAGTGAATTAGACCTGCCTAATAAAAATCTTGATGAATTACCCTTAGAAATAGGACAATTAACGAGTTTAGAAGTTTTACTATTAGGGGAGAATAATCTTAGTGTTTTACCAAAAGAAATCGGTTTATTATCAAGTTTGAAAGTATTGAATCTATCGGTAAATCAACTTACCTCTTTACCTGATGAAATATCGCTGTTAACTGATTTGGAAGAACTATACTTAAATAGTAATCAATTTAGAACTCTACCATCAGAAATAGGAGCATTGACTAAGCTCATAATTTTTTCACTAAACAATAATCAACTTAGTTCAATACCAGAAGAAATTGGAGCGTTGCGTAATCTAACTGATTTAAATTTAAATATAAACCAACTTGAAAGTATTCCTTCAGAAATAGGTCAATTGAGTACTCTAGAGCGCCTGATTTTAAAGAATAATCGACTAACCACTCTACCCCAAGAGATAGGCTTGTTAACGAACTTAAGTGTTCTTAATTTAGGCAATAATCAACTTAATTCTATTCCAGCTGAATTAGGTTTTCTCATCAACCTAAACTTCTTAGACATTACAAACAATGACTTAACAGTCGTTCCTCGATGTCTTCGATTTTTAGAGCTATTCGGTAATCCAAGCATGGATTTCTTACATGACCTTATCACGTTTCAATCCACTTCTCAAAAAGATGCACTTATTAGCATCTATAGTGCCAATCCTGGTAATACTTTAGAGTGGGGAGTCGATAATTTTCCTGATGTTGATTTTGATGCAAATAATAACCCAACAGGTTTGCGAATAAGTAACAAAAACCTTACCCGATTGCCAGACTTTATAGGAGTACTCACTTCATTAGATATCATCCTCGCAAATAATAATAGTATAGAAGATATTCCAACATCTTTGGGAAATGTAAGTCCGTTAGTAGTTCTAGAATTTGGGAACAATAAACTAGCGACAGTGCCTTCAGAGCTAGGTCAATTGGGTAATCTACAACTATTAAATTTAACCAATAACCCATTAATAAATATACCTACCGAAGTCTGTGATTTACAAACATCAAACGGAGGAATACTTACAATAATCTCTGATACAGGAGAGGGATGTAACTAA
- a CDS encoding hybrid sensor histidine kinase/response regulator transcription factor, translated as MRKTGYKKNIIKKTPIYTVLLLLFLNLSFYVASSQEKSEYIDITPREIWNSGLPHIENYTSGDYKSSPQNWAFTERNDGFLYIGNTEGIIQYDGNSWNTIELKNKSIVRSLAATDKGEIFVGGVDELGYLAPDKVGQMNFYSLKSFLNLDNQDFGDIWTTVTSGELTFFSCSKYLFRWNGKKFDVWKPKENFGNIFKVNSTLYIESKGVGLHKMEEDSLYLVPGGEFLKDTKGKIDVMLPYQNDKILIAHSYLGLLLYDGEHITSISHRNNNLFQKNRIYKGVTLSNGDYAMATLTSGVYVIDGKTGKVKKRFGKKHGLISDVLYSVYEDRGGNIWVGSDNGISKIDWTSPFRVFNELGGLKERIRSLKYHNNRFLVGSKGMYQLVKSDSYIESNELTFRKIEGIETNIRYIIPVNNDILALDSEYIYKIGSSNKAKLIRKQDWTLTSVVKSTIDSTKIYVGTIDGKLLECRLSENQWHVNPLLQIDAGIHGIVEEPKGNLWLETYYKGMYYAQKQSGKQDKHIRFELKKYDTLLGLPSMTYNFPYQFVDKVYVTTQDGMYCFNQTDQNFVKDTVLMKQYDKTVDAFGFMGLDKDGNIWQTVKSGFENKIYKLSENKLSELQEYNVFNDFETYSIEFMDDIILFIGPKGILGYNKNSTRIPNKNLTTKLRKVWVNNDSLVYAGVNALKNKNESFEIPFVNNTLKFEYTLPFFSKPKNNVYQYLLEGFDNDWSTWSAETKKDYTNLPAGDYNFKVRSKNVFNQIAEEDSFAFVIIPPWYQSWAAYLFYGIGAIAVLILFSKWRSRELKKKNIALEEVIKERTLEISYKNELLGQQTEKLIEMGNAKTKLYSNITHEFRTPLTVILGMADSLRLSVENESFDGAEKSLEMIHRNGESLLHLVNEMLDLAKSESGNMELKLIQTDVVPLVKYLSESFHSLAEENQIKLAVYSEIDKLVMDLDLTKLTSILSNILSNAIKFTAPLGKIIVHINTVVQEKEECLLIKVKDDGKGIAEEELPNVFNRFYQTEESSSIQNGGTGIGLALTKELVELMNGTISVKSKLETGSEFSIMIPVTRKAPIKKDISTPIKSHISDADSIPKKVDQVQINDPELPLVLIIEDNLDVAHYLKICLKETYTTIHAVNGIQGIEFALERVPDIIICDVMMPGKNGYEVCATLKSDERTDHIPIIMLTAKVTQEDRIRGLSHGADAYLPKPFNKKELFIRLNQLVLVRKKLIEKIQNNGFYQFLNKSSEKPEAKFLQKIIKIIHEEMDNSNFGPSELAKNVHLSESQVYRKLKAITDKSTAVFIRSIRLQKAKELIITTDKTISEIAYDVGFNDPSWFSRAFKEEFGTSPSDIDK; from the coding sequence TTGAGAAAGACTGGATATAAAAAGAATATTATTAAGAAAACACCTATCTACACTGTTTTATTATTGTTGTTTTTAAATCTAAGCTTTTATGTCGCTAGCTCTCAAGAAAAAAGCGAATATATAGATATTACTCCTCGGGAAATATGGAATTCTGGACTTCCACATATTGAAAATTACACTTCTGGAGATTATAAAAGTAGCCCTCAAAATTGGGCATTTACAGAAAGAAACGATGGGTTCTTATATATAGGTAATACCGAAGGAATTATTCAATATGATGGGAATTCATGGAATACAATAGAACTTAAGAACAAAAGTATAGTTAGGTCTCTTGCTGCAACAGATAAAGGAGAAATCTTTGTAGGTGGAGTAGATGAATTAGGTTATCTCGCACCTGATAAAGTGGGGCAAATGAATTTTTATTCATTAAAATCTTTTTTGAATCTTGACAATCAGGATTTTGGTGATATATGGACAACGGTTACCTCGGGAGAACTAACGTTTTTTTCCTGCAGTAAATATCTTTTTAGGTGGAATGGAAAAAAGTTTGATGTTTGGAAACCAAAAGAAAATTTTGGCAATATTTTTAAAGTTAATTCTACTTTATATATTGAAAGCAAAGGAGTAGGGTTACATAAAATGGAAGAAGATTCTCTATACTTGGTTCCTGGAGGAGAATTTCTAAAGGATACAAAAGGTAAAATTGATGTAATGCTTCCTTATCAAAACGATAAAATTTTAATTGCTCATTCCTATTTGGGGCTTCTGCTATATGATGGTGAACATATAACTTCAATTAGCCATAGAAACAACAATTTGTTTCAGAAAAATCGAATTTATAAAGGAGTAACTTTATCTAATGGGGATTATGCAATGGCAACATTAACCTCGGGGGTATATGTTATTGATGGTAAAACGGGAAAAGTAAAAAAGAGATTTGGAAAAAAACATGGATTAATTAGTGATGTACTATATAGTGTCTATGAAGATCGTGGTGGAAATATATGGGTTGGTAGTGATAATGGGATATCTAAGATAGATTGGACATCTCCCTTTAGAGTATTTAATGAATTAGGAGGGTTAAAAGAGAGGATACGGTCACTAAAATATCATAATAACAGGTTTTTGGTAGGCAGTAAAGGAATGTATCAATTGGTAAAGAGTGATTCATATATCGAAAGTAATGAGCTTACTTTTAGAAAAATAGAAGGGATCGAAACTAATATTAGATATATCATTCCTGTGAATAATGATATCCTTGCTTTAGATTCTGAGTATATATATAAAATTGGCAGTTCAAACAAGGCGAAACTTATTAGAAAACAAGATTGGACTTTAACTTCAGTTGTAAAATCTACTATCGACAGTACCAAAATTTATGTTGGTACAATAGATGGTAAACTGTTAGAGTGTAGATTATCAGAAAATCAATGGCATGTAAATCCTCTTTTACAAATTGATGCAGGAATACATGGTATTGTTGAAGAACCCAAAGGGAACCTTTGGCTCGAAACTTATTATAAAGGGATGTATTATGCCCAAAAACAATCTGGAAAACAAGATAAACATATCAGGTTCGAGCTTAAAAAGTATGATACCTTATTAGGACTCCCTTCAATGACTTATAATTTTCCTTATCAATTTGTGGATAAAGTATATGTTACGACTCAGGATGGTATGTATTGTTTTAATCAAACAGACCAAAACTTTGTAAAAGATACGGTATTGATGAAACAATATGATAAGACCGTAGATGCATTTGGTTTTATGGGGCTTGATAAGGATGGGAATATATGGCAAACCGTTAAATCTGGTTTCGAAAACAAAATCTATAAACTTTCTGAAAATAAATTATCTGAACTACAAGAATATAATGTCTTCAATGATTTTGAAACATATAGTATAGAATTTATGGATGATATCATTCTCTTTATAGGACCAAAGGGAATTTTAGGATATAATAAAAATAGTACAAGAATCCCTAATAAAAACCTTACGACCAAATTAAGAAAGGTATGGGTTAATAACGATTCTTTGGTTTATGCAGGTGTAAATGCTCTAAAAAATAAGAATGAAAGCTTCGAAATTCCTTTTGTAAATAATACCTTGAAGTTTGAGTATACCTTACCCTTTTTTAGTAAACCAAAAAACAATGTATATCAGTATTTGTTGGAAGGTTTTGATAATGATTGGTCAACTTGGTCTGCTGAAACGAAAAAAGACTATACTAACCTACCTGCAGGGGATTATAATTTTAAAGTACGTTCTAAAAATGTATTTAATCAAATCGCTGAAGAAGACAGTTTTGCATTTGTTATTATACCACCATGGTATCAAAGTTGGGCAGCTTATTTGTTTTATGGCATTGGGGCTATTGCCGTTTTGATTTTGTTTTCTAAATGGAGATCCCGAGAATTAAAGAAGAAAAATATTGCTTTAGAAGAAGTTATTAAAGAACGTACTCTCGAAATAAGCTATAAAAATGAATTACTTGGTCAACAAACTGAGAAACTTATAGAGATGGGTAATGCCAAAACAAAGCTATACTCCAATATTACACATGAGTTTAGAACACCTCTTACAGTAATTCTTGGTATGGCAGACTCACTTCGGTTAAGTGTAGAGAATGAAAGTTTTGATGGGGCTGAAAAATCTTTAGAAATGATTCATCGTAATGGTGAGAGTTTGTTGCATTTGGTGAATGAAATGTTAGATCTAGCTAAGTCTGAAAGTGGAAATATGGAATTAAAACTTATTCAGACAGATGTAGTTCCTTTAGTAAAATACCTTAGTGAAAGTTTTCATTCTCTTGCAGAAGAAAACCAAATAAAATTAGCAGTGTACTCAGAAATAGACAAATTAGTAATGGATCTTGATCTTACAAAATTAACATCAATCCTATCCAATATTTTATCCAATGCAATAAAATTTACTGCTCCTCTTGGTAAAATTATCGTACATATTAATACTGTTGTTCAAGAAAAGGAAGAATGTTTATTAATTAAAGTTAAGGATGATGGGAAAGGCATTGCAGAAGAAGAATTGCCTAATGTTTTTAATAGGTTTTATCAAACAGAAGAGTCTTCTTCTATACAAAATGGTGGAACAGGTATTGGCTTAGCATTAACCAAAGAACTTGTTGAACTAATGAATGGCACCATAAGTGTTAAAAGTAAACTGGAAACAGGAAGTGAGTTTAGTATTATGATCCCTGTAACTAGAAAAGCTCCAATTAAAAAAGACATTTCAACACCTATTAAATCACATATTTCGGATGCAGATTCTATACCTAAAAAAGTAGATCAAGTACAAATTAATGACCCAGAACTACCATTGGTTCTTATTATAGAAGATAATTTGGATGTAGCACATTATCTGAAAATATGTCTTAAAGAAACATATACCACCATACACGCCGTAAATGGTATTCAAGGAATAGAATTCGCATTAGAAAGAGTTCCCGACATTATTATTTGCGATGTGATGATGCCTGGTAAAAATGGTTATGAAGTATGTGCCACCTTGAAATCTGATGAGCGTACAGATCATATTCCTATTATAATGCTAACGGCCAAAGTAACTCAGGAGGATAGAATTAGAGGGTTGTCGCATGGAGCTGATGCTTATTTGCCAAAACCTTTTAATAAAAAGGAATTATTTATACGATTGAATCAACTCGTTTTAGTACGAAAAAAATTAATAGAAAAAATCCAAAATAATGGATTTTACCAATTTTTGAATAAAAGTTCAGAGAAACCAGAAGCAAAGTTTCTTCAGAAAATAATTAAAATAATTCATGAAGAAATGGATAATTCTAATTTTGGTCCTAGTGAGCTTGCAAAAAATGTACATTTAAGCGAATCTCAGGTTTATCGAAAATTGAAAGCTATTACGGATAAATCTACAGCAGTTTTTATAAGGTCAATACGCCTTCAAAAAGCTAAAGAATTAATCATAACTACGGATAAAACAATATCTGAAATTGCATACGATGTAGGCTTTAATGACCCTTCTTGGTTTAGTCGTGCATTTAAAGAGGAATTCGGCACTTCTCCTAGTGATATTGATAAGTAG